One genomic segment of Mesoterricola silvestris includes these proteins:
- a CDS encoding polysaccharide biosynthesis protein: protein MVESNDPPQADEGQARNPFLKGPLVRKIVKIALDTLVACVGFVAASSVLLQGLNVGRGMVAFVLIAMFINLGLRFHTQHYRAMDIHDARWLVLGTATLAGTTMTLCLIRGGWTDNVRPDVVLGASLITGLLWVVVRMAALAIHQRRHARPAIVAGGTLAERTLIIGAGRAGVLLCQELREHPRLRCNVLGFIDDDLEKQGLRILGIPVLGPTALLPLIIREQSATQVILGMAGVRGARLRELSKVIMAEGIKLKTVPGIMDLVGDRPWKPEVRDIAIEDLLRRDPITLDTEAIRKALDNEAVLITGAGGSIGSELARRVAEIHPGRLVLLGRGENSLWEVQRQLVNLYPNQEVEIALCDIRNPARLHQVFQKWRPKVVLHAAAHKHVPFLEANPEEAIENNIFGTRNVIEAAKACGTRIFVNVSTDKAVNPVNMLGASKAVGELLVARAAVEVPASKFVSVRFGNVLGSRGSVIPLFRDQIRGGGPVTITHPDMVRYFMTIPEAAQLVLQAGILGDSGKVFALDMGEPVHIVNLAEEMVRLSGFSPGVDVDIRFTGVRPGEKLVEELFSEGRVSRTTVHPKVFEAKEYPVDPATLEEGLAILREIQDGRGEEGYPRMLRCFMKLLPTFQPSPHGLGRYLDAEADPDNPKVEPLTAPVDFRPPESLGLRAYI from the coding sequence ATGGTTGAATCGAACGACCCTCCCCAGGCCGATGAAGGACAAGCCCGCAACCCGTTCCTGAAGGGTCCCCTGGTCCGGAAGATCGTGAAGATCGCCCTGGACACGCTGGTCGCCTGCGTGGGTTTCGTGGCCGCGTCCAGCGTCCTCCTGCAGGGCCTGAACGTCGGGCGCGGCATGGTCGCCTTCGTGCTCATCGCCATGTTCATCAACCTGGGCCTGCGCTTCCACACCCAGCACTACCGGGCCATGGACATCCACGATGCCCGCTGGCTCGTGCTGGGCACCGCCACCCTGGCGGGCACCACCATGACCCTGTGCCTCATCCGCGGCGGCTGGACGGACAACGTGCGCCCCGACGTGGTGCTGGGCGCCAGCCTCATCACGGGCCTGCTGTGGGTGGTGGTGCGCATGGCCGCCCTCGCCATCCACCAGCGGCGCCATGCCCGGCCGGCCATCGTCGCCGGCGGGACCCTTGCCGAGCGAACGCTCATCATCGGCGCGGGGCGCGCGGGCGTCCTGCTCTGCCAGGAGCTGCGGGAGCACCCGCGCCTGCGCTGCAACGTCCTGGGCTTCATCGACGACGACCTGGAGAAGCAGGGGCTGCGCATCCTGGGCATCCCCGTCCTGGGTCCCACCGCCCTCCTGCCCCTGATCATCCGCGAACAGAGCGCCACCCAGGTCATCCTGGGCATGGCCGGCGTGCGGGGGGCCCGCCTCCGGGAGCTGTCCAAGGTCATCATGGCCGAGGGCATCAAGCTCAAGACCGTCCCCGGGATCATGGACCTGGTGGGGGACCGGCCCTGGAAGCCCGAGGTGCGGGACATCGCCATCGAGGACCTGCTGCGCCGGGATCCCATCACCCTGGACACCGAAGCCATCCGCAAGGCCCTGGACAACGAGGCGGTGCTCATCACCGGGGCGGGCGGTTCCATCGGCAGCGAACTGGCCCGGCGGGTGGCCGAGATCCACCCGGGGCGGCTGGTGCTGCTGGGCCGGGGCGAGAACAGCCTCTGGGAGGTCCAGCGTCAGCTGGTGAACCTCTACCCCAACCAGGAGGTGGAGATCGCCCTCTGCGATATCCGCAACCCGGCGCGCCTCCACCAGGTGTTCCAGAAGTGGCGGCCCAAGGTCGTCCTGCACGCGGCGGCCCACAAGCACGTGCCCTTCCTGGAAGCGAACCCCGAGGAGGCCATCGAGAACAACATCTTCGGCACCCGCAACGTCATCGAGGCCGCCAAGGCCTGCGGCACGCGGATCTTCGTGAACGTCTCCACGGACAAGGCGGTCAATCCGGTGAACATGCTGGGGGCCTCCAAGGCCGTGGGCGAGCTCCTGGTGGCCCGGGCCGCCGTGGAGGTGCCGGCCTCCAAGTTCGTCAGCGTGCGCTTCGGCAACGTCCTGGGCAGCCGGGGCAGCGTCATCCCCCTGTTCCGGGACCAGATCCGGGGCGGCGGGCCCGTGACCATCACCCACCCGGACATGGTGCGCTACTTCATGACCATCCCCGAGGCGGCCCAGCTGGTGCTCCAGGCGGGCATCCTGGGCGATTCGGGCAAGGTCTTCGCCCTGGACATGGGCGAGCCGGTGCACATCGTCAACCTGGCGGAGGAGATGGTGCGCCTTTCCGGGTTCTCCCCGGGGGTGGACGTGGACATCCGCTTCACGGGCGTCCGCCCCGGCGAGAAGCTGGTGGAGGAGCTCTTCAGCGAAGGCCGGGTCTCCCGCACGACCGTTCACCCCAAGGTTTTCGAAGCCAAGGAGTACCCCGTGGACCCCGCCACCCTCGAGGAGGGCCTCGCCATCCTCCGGGAGATCCAGGACGGCCGGGGCGAGGAGGGCTACCCGAGGATGCTCCGGTGCTTCATGAAGCTGCTCCCCACGTTCCAGCCCTCTCCCCATGGCCTGGGACGGTACCTGGACGCCGAGGCCGACCCGGACAACCCCAAGGTCGAGCCCCTCACCGCCCCGGTGGATTTCAGGCCGCCCGAAAGCCTTGGCCTGCGCGCCTACATCTGA